A portion of the Oxynema aestuarii AP17 genome contains these proteins:
- a CDS encoding ABC transporter ATP-binding protein codes for MNTNVKSDLAGDLNTVAPQKSTPNSANSCIEVEQLTFTYPRSSQPTIKGLTFNISEGEIFGFLGPSGAGKSTTQKILIRLLKGYGGRISVFNQSLDTWKSDYYERIGVGFELPNHYLKLTALENLNYFRSLYGGKTEHPQQLLERVGLAKDADVMVSQFSKGMKMRLNFIRALLNRPRLLFLDEPTSGLDPVNAKIIQDLIREQQAQGTTIFLTTHNMTVADRLCDRVAFIVDGNIELIDSPKALKLQYGERKVRVEYGENSHLISREFPLEGLGNNSEFLQILRDRDVQTLHTLETTLDNIFIEVTGKTLV; via the coding sequence GTGAATACTAACGTAAAATCCGATCTCGCCGGAGATCTCAACACCGTTGCACCGCAAAAATCGACCCCGAACTCGGCGAACTCTTGCATCGAAGTCGAACAGCTCACCTTTACCTATCCTCGCAGTTCTCAACCGACCATTAAAGGCTTAACTTTCAACATTTCCGAAGGAGAAATATTCGGTTTCCTCGGACCGAGTGGGGCCGGAAAAAGCACCACCCAAAAAATTCTCATTCGCCTTTTAAAAGGATATGGCGGTCGCATTTCCGTTTTTAACCAATCCCTCGATACTTGGAAAAGCGACTATTACGAACGCATCGGCGTCGGATTTGAACTGCCCAATCATTACTTAAAATTAACCGCCCTCGAAAACTTAAACTATTTCCGATCGCTTTATGGCGGCAAAACCGAACATCCGCAACAGTTATTAGAACGAGTCGGACTCGCCAAAGATGCGGACGTCATGGTTTCCCAGTTTTCCAAAGGGATGAAAATGCGCCTCAACTTTATTCGCGCCTTATTAAACCGACCTCGCCTGTTATTTCTCGACGAACCGACCTCCGGTTTAGACCCGGTAAACGCCAAAATCATTCAAGATCTAATTCGCGAACAACAAGCGCAAGGAACCACCATTTTTCTGACCACTCATAATATGACCGTCGCCGATCGCCTCTGCGATCGCGTCGCCTTTATTGTCGATGGTAATATCGAATTAATCGACTCTCCCAAAGCCTTAAAACTGCAATATGGCGAACGAAAAGTGCGGGTAGAATATGGAGAAAATAGCCATCTCATCAGTCGAGAGTTTCCCTTAGAAGGATTGGGGAATAATTCAGAATTTCTGCAAATTTTGCGCGATCGCGACGTTCAAACCTTGCATACTTTAGAAACAACTCTCGACAATATTTTTATCGAAGTGACGGGAAAAACCTTAGTATGA
- a CDS encoding ABC transporter permease: protein MSRLLSTILIDFKLQIRHNFYSVSLVVAIVFIVAMRQFLTKEILAVVLPVLFLVAIAGSTYLFAGGSILFEKGERTLESLILTPLRVNEYLISKTFTLTVLATVESLAIVIFTYGLDFQPIPLLLGIISMGLFYSLICFVVVFRYQSITDFLLPSLVYLTLLQMPFLDYFAIVKSPLFYLIPTQAPLLLIKAGFQQIATWQIFYGIGYSLAAIALTYAWGYRCFHYFIVNGERR from the coding sequence ATGAGTCGCTTACTCTCAACTATTTTAATCGATTTCAAACTGCAAATTCGCCATAACTTCTACAGCGTCAGTCTGGTGGTGGCGATCGTTTTTATCGTCGCCATGAGACAGTTTTTAACTAAAGAAATTCTCGCCGTCGTCCTTCCCGTCTTATTCTTAGTGGCGATCGCCGGAAGTACCTATCTATTTGCAGGGGGGAGTATTTTATTTGAAAAAGGCGAACGAACCTTAGAGAGTTTAATCTTAACTCCTTTGCGAGTGAACGAATATTTAATCTCGAAAACCTTCACCCTCACCGTTCTCGCCACCGTCGAAAGTTTGGCGATCGTCATCTTCACCTACGGCTTAGATTTTCAGCCAATTCCTTTGCTGTTAGGCATCATTAGTATGGGGTTATTTTATAGTTTGATTTGCTTTGTCGTCGTCTTTCGCTATCAGTCAATAACTGACTTTCTCTTACCGTCTTTAGTCTACTTAACCCTGCTGCAAATGCCGTTTTTAGACTATTTCGCGATCGTCAAAAGTCCGCTTTTTTATCTCATCCCCACTCAAGCCCCATTGCTGTTAATTAAAGCAGGATTTCAACAAATTGCAACCTGGCAAATCTTCTACGGTATTGGCTATTCGCTGGCGGCGATCGCCCTCACCTACGCCTGGGGATATCGCTGTTTTCACTATTTCATCGTCAACGGCGAACGCCGTTAA
- a CDS encoding MarC family protein gives MPENFVNSIELLLLLLNPFLMSIYLIDLIEQFNFQKFIRVLVRGASISTFVFIVFAWLGDAIFSDLLHVRFASFLIFGGVIFGIVGIRFVFSGTEALQSLRGNPEHIAGSIAMPFMIGPGTVSASVLAGTKLTPIWASIAIATALSLTVISVALLKSLHDFVKERNQALVERYIEVVGRVTALIIGTFAVEMILQGIDLWLGKAPVPFS, from the coding sequence GTGCCAGAAAATTTTGTCAATTCCATCGAACTCCTGTTGCTTTTGCTCAATCCGTTTTTGATGAGCATTTATCTGATCGACTTAATCGAACAGTTTAACTTTCAAAAATTTATCCGCGTTTTGGTACGGGGTGCCAGCATCAGCACCTTTGTCTTTATTGTCTTCGCTTGGTTGGGAGATGCGATTTTCTCCGACCTACTACACGTTCGTTTTGCCTCTTTTTTAATCTTTGGCGGCGTCATTTTCGGCATTGTCGGCATTCGCTTCGTTTTCTCCGGAACCGAAGCTTTACAATCGTTACGCGGCAATCCGGAACATATTGCCGGATCGATCGCCATGCCGTTTATGATCGGACCGGGAACGGTGAGTGCGAGTGTTTTAGCCGGGACTAAATTAACGCCGATTTGGGCTTCAATTGCGATCGCCACTGCCTTAAGTTTAACCGTGATTTCAGTCGCTTTGCTCAAAAGTCTTCACGATTTTGTCAAAGAACGCAATCAAGCATTAGTAGAACGCTATATCGAAGTGGTCGGGCGAGTGACTGCCTTAATTATCGGAACCTTTGCGGTAGAAATGATTTTACAAGGCATCGATTTATGGTTGGGTAAAGCCCCGGTTCCCTTTTCTTAA
- a CDS encoding ABC transporter ATP-binding protein, with translation MPSPASPNPAQRSPRRENDWRLFLRLIPYARRSGKLLLISLILLVPLSLAGAIQPILIGQAVSLIRSEPNVFGFLQQLSLSQGLNLLAGLLLLTIVLRFALQAIQGYLVQEVGQRTTAEIRNDLFVHITSLAVRFFDRTPVGKLITRLTSDVEALGEVFSTGAIGILTDLFSIVTIAVLMFWRQWQLATLLVLMLVPVTALVVYFQQRYRRENYRARDELSSLNAMLQENISGIGVVQIFRRERFNAQLFRKNNHRYIRAVDRTIFYDASVSATLEWIVLVAVAGVLWLGGRLVLQDTLTVGELAEFILFSQRLFDPLRQFADKFTAIQAGFTAIERITDILNEPIEIRDPESKILTLQGIAGNGHSPDSSQNTHLGEIRFEHVWFAYKQDDYVLKDLNFTIKPGEKVALVGPTGAGKSSIIRLLCRLYDISNGRILVDGIDIRDLRQAELRRHVGVILQDGFIFAGDVKSNISLGETYPPEMIRMAAEKTNVAGFIEDLPDGYDTQLRERGTNLSGGQKQLLAFARVAIRDPRILVLDEATASLDVGTEALIQEALDRLLEKRTAIIIAHRLSTIKNVDRILVLKRGELVEAGNHEELLAQNGLYASLYKLQMLGK, from the coding sequence ATGCCTTCTCCCGCGTCTCCCAACCCCGCCCAGCGATCGCCCCGTCGCGAGAACGACTGGCGATTATTCCTGCGACTGATTCCTTACGCCCGCCGCAGTGGCAAACTGCTGCTGATTTCCCTGATTTTGCTCGTCCCCCTTTCCCTCGCCGGGGCGATCCAACCCATTTTAATCGGTCAAGCCGTTTCCCTGATTCGCTCCGAACCGAATGTTTTCGGCTTTTTGCAACAGTTGAGCCTGTCTCAAGGCTTAAATCTACTCGCTGGCTTACTCTTACTGACGATCGTCTTGCGCTTCGCCCTGCAAGCGATTCAGGGATACTTAGTGCAGGAAGTCGGCCAACGCACCACCGCCGAAATTCGTAACGACCTGTTCGTTCACATCACCTCTCTCGCGGTGAGATTCTTCGATCGCACCCCCGTCGGCAAACTGATCACCCGCCTGACCAGCGACGTCGAAGCCCTCGGCGAAGTCTTCTCCACCGGGGCGATCGGGATCCTCACCGATCTCTTCTCGATCGTCACGATCGCCGTACTCATGTTTTGGCGACAGTGGCAACTCGCCACCCTCCTCGTCTTGATGCTCGTTCCCGTCACCGCCTTAGTCGTTTACTTCCAACAACGCTACCGCAGGGAAAACTACCGAGCCCGGGACGAACTCTCCTCCCTCAACGCCATGCTGCAAGAAAATATTAGCGGCATCGGCGTCGTCCAAATCTTTCGGCGAGAACGGTTTAACGCCCAACTGTTTCGCAAAAACAACCACCGCTACATCCGCGCCGTCGATCGCACCATCTTTTACGATGCCTCCGTCTCCGCCACCCTCGAATGGATCGTCCTCGTCGCCGTCGCCGGAGTCCTCTGGTTGGGCGGTCGTCTCGTCCTGCAAGACACCCTCACCGTCGGCGAACTGGCCGAATTTATCCTCTTTTCCCAGCGCCTATTCGACCCCTTACGCCAATTCGCCGATAAATTCACCGCCATTCAAGCCGGGTTTACCGCGATCGAACGGATTACCGACATTCTCAACGAACCCATCGAAATTCGCGACCCCGAATCCAAAATCCTCACCCTGCAAGGCATCGCCGGGAACGGTCATTCCCCCGACTCCAGCCAAAACACCCATTTAGGCGAAATTCGGTTCGAGCATGTTTGGTTCGCCTACAAACAAGACGATTACGTGCTCAAAGACCTCAACTTCACCATCAAACCCGGGGAAAAAGTCGCCCTCGTCGGCCCCACCGGGGCGGGCAAAAGTTCGATAATCCGCCTGTTATGTCGCCTCTACGACATCAGCAACGGTCGCATCCTCGTCGATGGGATCGACATTCGCGACCTGCGCCAAGCGGAATTACGCCGTCACGTCGGCGTCATCCTCCAAGACGGGTTTATCTTCGCCGGAGATGTCAAAAGTAACATCAGTCTCGGCGAAACCTATCCCCCCGAGATGATTCGCATGGCGGCGGAAAAAACCAACGTCGCCGGGTTTATCGAAGACCTCCCCGACGGTTACGATACCCAACTGCGCGAACGCGGCACCAATTTGTCCGGGGGTCAAAAACAACTGCTCGCCTTTGCACGAGTTGCCATCCGCGACCCGCGCATTTTAGTCCTCGACGAAGCCACCGCCAGCTTGGACGTGGGAACCGAAGCCCTGATTCAAGAAGCCCTCGATCGCCTCTTGGAAAAGCGCACCGCCATTATTATCGCCCACCGCCTCTCGACAATTAAAAATGTCGATCGCATTCTCGTTCTCAAACGCGGCGAACTGGTCGAAGCAGGCAATCACGAGGAACTACTCGCTCAAAATGGGTTGTATGCCAGTTTGTACAAGTTGCAAATGTTGGGAAAATAG
- a CDS encoding GNAT family N-acetyltransferase, protein MHEIETDRLLLRPFRPADLDDLCAIRADREVMYYMRDRQPMTRAQTEENLGRILAHYGEHDFGFWAAVDRRDRQLMGYCGLQYFLDTTEVEIGYMLAKPYWGRGLATEMGRAALRYGFEWRQLDRVMAIAYPDNLGSRRVMEKLGMRYEGHFKFYDPQLVSREIEIVRYAIARDRFAIADATYILRSSGG, encoded by the coding sequence ATGCACGAAATTGAAACCGATCGCCTGTTGCTCAGACCGTTTAGGCCCGCCGATCTCGACGATCTGTGTGCGATTCGGGCCGACCGAGAGGTGATGTATTACATGCGCGATCGCCAGCCGATGACCCGCGCTCAAACCGAGGAAAATTTAGGTCGGATCCTCGCCCATTATGGGGAACACGATTTCGGCTTTTGGGCGGCAGTCGATCGCCGCGATCGCCAGTTGATGGGATATTGCGGTTTGCAATATTTCCTCGATACCACCGAGGTCGAAATCGGCTACATGCTGGCGAAACCTTACTGGGGGCGCGGTTTGGCGACGGAAATGGGCCGGGCGGCCCTACGCTACGGGTTTGAGTGGCGACAGCTCGATCGCGTCATGGCGATCGCCTATCCGGACAATCTCGGTTCGCGCCGGGTGATGGAAAAATTGGGGATGCGCTACGAGGGTCATTTCAAGTTTTACGACCCCCAACTCGTCTCTCGCGAGATCGAGATCGTCCGCTACGCGATCGCCCGCGATCGGTTCGCGATCGCCGATGCAACTTATATCCTACGATCGAGCGGGGGTTAA
- the hisG gene encoding ATP phosphoribosyltransferase, which translates to MITVALPKGSLLRDSIELLKSIGFDFSAFLDSSNRQLQILDPTGTAKALLVRAQDVPVYVQYGQAQLGIVGYDVLREKQPQVSHLLDLGFGGCRLSVAVKASSPYRRSLDLPAHGRVASKFVHCARDHFRQLDLPVEIVPLYGSVELGPITGMSEAIVDLVSTGRTLKENGLIEIEILFESTARLIAHPLSYRLASDGLDRAIAQIREAVLTPARS; encoded by the coding sequence ATGATTACCGTCGCCCTTCCTAAAGGTTCTCTGTTACGCGATAGCATCGAATTGCTCAAGTCGATCGGCTTCGATTTTAGTGCGTTTCTCGATTCGTCGAATCGGCAATTGCAAATTCTCGACCCGACGGGAACGGCAAAAGCACTGCTCGTTCGGGCCCAAGATGTCCCGGTTTACGTGCAGTACGGACAGGCCCAGTTGGGAATTGTCGGTTACGATGTCTTGCGCGAGAAACAGCCCCAGGTCTCTCATTTGTTGGATTTGGGGTTTGGGGGCTGTCGCTTGTCCGTGGCGGTGAAAGCGTCGAGTCCGTATCGGCGATCGCTCGATCTCCCGGCCCACGGTCGCGTCGCCTCGAAATTCGTCCACTGCGCCCGAGATCACTTCCGCCAGTTAGATTTACCTGTGGAAATCGTGCCACTTTATGGGTCCGTGGAACTCGGCCCGATTACGGGAATGTCCGAGGCGATCGTCGATTTGGTGTCCACCGGGCGCACCTTGAAAGAAAATGGCTTGATCGAAATCGAGATTCTGTTTGAAAGTACGGCGCGCTTGATCGCGCACCCGTTGAGTTACCGCCTCGCCAGCGATGGCTTGGATCGGGCGATCGCCCAAATCCGCGAAGCAGTGTTAACCCCCGCTCGATCGTAG
- the rppA gene encoding two-component system response regulator RppA: MKILLVDDEIELTDPLSRVLEREGYRVDVAYDGPQGRQLAARGGYDLLILDWMLPELSGVEICQELRRAGDLTPVLFLTAKDTLDDRVCGLDAGADDYLVKPFELRELLARVRAQLRRSRPGEPPPDDERMRFDDLELDCDNQLAYRGGRSIELSEKETQLLAYFMRYPGQLLSHEQLYQHLWGSDRQPSSNVLAAQIRLLRRKIEASGDKPLIHTVYGKGYRFGSGNE; this comes from the coding sequence GTGAAAATCCTCTTAGTAGACGATGAAATCGAACTGACCGATCCCCTCTCCCGAGTTCTCGAACGGGAAGGGTATCGCGTCGATGTCGCTTACGACGGGCCGCAAGGGCGCCAGTTAGCCGCTCGGGGGGGCTACGACTTGCTGATTCTCGATTGGATGCTTCCGGAACTGTCCGGGGTCGAAATTTGCCAGGAACTGCGACGAGCAGGGGATTTGACCCCCGTCCTGTTTCTCACGGCGAAAGATACTCTCGACGATCGCGTTTGTGGCTTAGATGCGGGGGCGGACGATTATTTAGTCAAACCCTTTGAACTGCGGGAACTGCTCGCCCGGGTTCGAGCCCAGTTGCGGCGATCGCGCCCCGGGGAACCCCCCCCGGACGATGAGCGAATGCGCTTCGACGACCTCGAACTCGACTGTGACAACCAACTCGCCTATCGCGGCGGACGCAGTATCGAGTTATCGGAAAAAGAAACACAACTACTGGCGTATTTCATGCGCTATCCCGGTCAACTGCTATCCCACGAGCAACTTTACCAACATCTGTGGGGGAGCGATCGCCAACCGAGTAGCAACGTCCTCGCCGCTCAAATTCGTCTGTTACGCCGTAAAATCGAAGCATCCGGCGACAAACCCCTGATTCATACGGTTTACGGCAAAGGCTATCGGTTTGGTTCGGGAAACGAGTAG
- a CDS encoding serpin family protein, translating to MNSYFLRSLQAILFLFLSLSLLGLTACSPTPTDSAPTPSQGSPNPRPTSTPKRVHPEFVNAQLDFSLKLFSQIYAGQKERNIFISPSSIFLALSMTYNGASGDTQTAIADTLGFGEMDLERVNQENLNFQNSLENADDRVTLNIANSLWLNQNLQFLPDFVQRVGESYQAKIERVNFSNTAVTRQINNWVKMQTNGKIDSIVDRLDPDTLILLVNALYFKGEWSEPFPEEETTEAPFTLLNNEKKQIPLMSQSGDYRYLETEQFQAVNLPYGKGRFSMYVFLPKKEVSLTQFYESLTVEDWKEWIPELRSRPGTVKLPRFKLEYDLALNETLKALGMEIAFDRDRADFSNLADLETAYIDRVQHKTFVEVNEEGTEAAATTSVGVTTASAPMNPFEMTVDRPFFCVIRDNQTGMILFMGSIVDPS from the coding sequence ATGAATTCCTACTTTTTGCGATCGCTCCAAGCAATTCTTTTTCTGTTTTTGAGCTTGAGTTTGTTGGGATTGACCGCCTGTAGCCCCACTCCTACGGATTCCGCTCCCACCCCTTCTCAAGGGTCTCCCAACCCTCGCCCAACCAGTACGCCCAAACGAGTGCATCCCGAGTTCGTCAACGCCCAGCTCGATTTTTCTTTGAAGCTCTTTTCTCAAATTTACGCAGGGCAAAAAGAGCGCAATATTTTTATTTCTCCGTCCAGTATATTTCTCGCCCTTTCGATGACCTACAATGGAGCCAGTGGCGACACCCAAACGGCGATCGCCGATACCCTCGGGTTCGGCGAGATGGATTTAGAAAGAGTTAACCAGGAAAATCTCAATTTTCAGAATTCTTTAGAAAATGCCGACGATCGCGTTACCCTCAACATCGCCAATTCCCTATGGCTCAATCAGAACTTACAATTTTTACCCGATTTTGTGCAAAGAGTCGGCGAATCGTACCAAGCCAAAATCGAGCGAGTTAACTTTAGCAATACCGCCGTTACTCGCCAAATTAACAACTGGGTAAAAATGCAAACCAATGGCAAAATCGACAGTATTGTAGATCGTCTCGACCCCGATACTTTGATTTTACTGGTCAACGCACTTTATTTTAAAGGAGAATGGAGCGAACCCTTTCCGGAAGAAGAGACGACCGAAGCGCCATTTACTTTACTCAATAATGAGAAAAAACAAATACCTTTAATGAGCCAAAGTGGGGACTATCGCTATTTAGAAACGGAACAGTTTCAAGCGGTGAATCTCCCCTACGGTAAAGGTCGCTTTAGTATGTACGTGTTTCTCCCGAAAAAAGAGGTGAGTTTAACTCAGTTTTATGAAAGTTTGACTGTAGAAGATTGGAAAGAATGGATCCCCGAACTGCGATCGCGCCCGGGAACTGTCAAATTGCCTCGGTTTAAATTAGAATACGACCTCGCTCTCAACGAGACCTTAAAAGCATTGGGGATGGAAATCGCTTTCGATCGCGATCGGGCCGACTTTTCCAACCTCGCCGATCTTGAAACAGCGTATATCGATCGCGTCCAACATAAAACCTTTGTAGAAGTCAACGAAGAAGGAACCGAAGCCGCCGCCACGACTTCGGTAGGCGTTACTACCGCCAGCGCCCCTATGAATCCGTTTGAAATGACTGTAGACCGCCCCTTCTTTTGTGTCATTCGAGACAATCAAACCGGGATGATTTTGTTTATGGGATCGATTGTCGATCCAAGTTGA
- a CDS encoding metallophosphoesterase encodes MHRVLTGPLRLETATVAIADLPEHLHGIKIIQLSDFHYEGWGLSEQLLQEAIATSNREDPDLVVLTGDYVTQDPAPIRQLVDRLKTLKHRAGIYAVLGNHDIKPPEAQVKIIQALTHAGIRVLWNEVAYPFGNGLALVGMADLYSGEFKPAPVLMPIAPKTPRIVLSHNPATAEILRKWRVDLQLSGHTHGGQIVLPIVGPIPTKLKAIRSWVPQLLRPWLPWMQDCYKVYNHWHWCEGFYRVGPNALYVNRGLGTYFPGRFFCPPEVTAIVLKSGLSE; translated from the coding sequence ATGCATAGGGTATTGACCGGGCCATTGCGCTTGGAAACGGCAACGGTGGCGATCGCCGACTTGCCCGAACACCTGCACGGGATTAAAATTATCCAGTTATCCGACTTTCACTATGAAGGCTGGGGACTGTCGGAACAACTGCTGCAAGAGGCGATCGCCACGAGTAACCGCGAAGATCCCGATCTCGTCGTTCTCACCGGAGACTACGTCACTCAAGATCCCGCCCCGATTCGTCAGTTAGTCGATCGCCTCAAGACCTTAAAACATCGCGCCGGGATTTACGCCGTCTTGGGGAACCACGACATCAAACCCCCGGAAGCTCAAGTTAAAATCATCCAAGCCCTCACCCACGCCGGAATTCGCGTGTTGTGGAATGAAGTTGCCTATCCCTTCGGCAACGGACTGGCCCTGGTCGGAATGGCCGATCTGTACTCGGGAGAGTTCAAACCCGCCCCGGTTTTAATGCCGATCGCCCCCAAGACTCCCCGGATCGTTTTATCTCACAATCCGGCGACGGCGGAGATTTTGCGAAAGTGGCGCGTCGATCTGCAACTGTCCGGTCATACCCACGGCGGACAAATTGTTTTACCGATTGTCGGACCGATTCCCACCAAACTTAAAGCGATTCGTTCTTGGGTTCCTCAACTTTTGCGTCCCTGGTTGCCGTGGATGCAAGATTGCTACAAAGTTTACAATCACTGGCATTGGTGTGAGGGATTTTATCGAGTTGGCCCCAATGCTCTTTATGTCAATCGGGGATTGGGGACGTATTTTCCCGGTCGCTTCTTTTGTCCCCCAGAAGTCACCGCAATTGTTTTGAAATCTGGACTGTCCGAATAG
- the ftsZ gene encoding cell division protein FtsZ translates to MRNRVVNIKAIGVGGGACNAINRAIARNLSGVEFIAVNTDVQALSQVRADRCIQIGDRLTQGLGTGGNAELGYKAADRDREKIADALKDSDLVFVTAAMGGGTGTGAAPVVAEVAKSMGALTVAVVTRPFTFEGKRRAGIAQQGIEVLQSRVDTPIAIANDKILSLISPDTPMQEAFGVADDILIQGIQGVSDIITIPGIVNVDFADVRSVMANAGSARLGIGVGFGQSRATDAVLNATSSPLLDASISGARGVVLNITGGNDLTLHEVHAAAEAIYEVVDRDANIIFGTVVDDRLDDEVRITVIATGFEAGQAQSTHPVRPPVATTPPKPTQPVRQPLKPTLQAPPPPPPPTPAPTPDGLDLPNFRQQRRSRQGF, encoded by the coding sequence GTGCGGAATCGAGTTGTCAATATCAAAGCGATCGGGGTCGGCGGCGGGGCGTGTAATGCCATCAACCGGGCGATCGCCCGCAATCTGTCCGGAGTCGAATTTATCGCCGTCAATACCGACGTACAAGCCCTGTCGCAAGTACGCGCCGACCGATGTATTCAAATCGGCGATCGTCTCACCCAAGGCTTGGGAACCGGGGGCAATGCCGAACTCGGCTATAAAGCGGCGGACCGCGATCGCGAAAAGATCGCCGACGCCTTAAAAGATAGCGATCTGGTCTTCGTCACCGCCGCCATGGGAGGCGGAACCGGAACCGGGGCCGCCCCGGTCGTCGCCGAAGTCGCGAAATCGATGGGGGCCCTGACTGTCGCCGTAGTCACCCGTCCCTTTACCTTTGAAGGGAAACGGCGCGCCGGAATTGCCCAACAAGGGATCGAAGTCTTGCAAAGTCGCGTCGATACCCCGATCGCGATCGCCAACGATAAAATCCTCTCCCTGATTTCCCCGGATACCCCGATGCAAGAAGCTTTCGGCGTCGCCGACGATATTTTAATCCAAGGGATTCAAGGGGTTTCCGATATTATTACCATTCCCGGGATCGTTAACGTAGACTTCGCCGACGTGCGATCGGTCATGGCGAACGCCGGATCCGCCCGTCTCGGGATCGGTGTCGGTTTCGGTCAGTCCCGCGCCACCGACGCCGTCCTCAACGCCACCAGTTCTCCCTTACTCGATGCCTCCATTTCCGGCGCCCGAGGGGTCGTCCTCAACATCACCGGGGGCAACGATTTGACTTTGCACGAAGTCCACGCCGCCGCCGAGGCGATTTACGAAGTGGTCGATCGCGATGCCAATATTATTTTCGGTACGGTGGTAGACGATCGCCTCGACGACGAAGTGAGAATTACCGTGATTGCCACCGGATTTGAAGCCGGACAGGCCCAATCTACCCATCCCGTTCGTCCTCCAGTCGCGACGACTCCGCCGAAACCCACCCAACCCGTCCGCCAACCCCTCAAACCGACGTTACAAGCGCCACCGCCGCCGCCACCACCAACCCCCGCCCCGACCCCGGACGGTCTGGATTTACCGAATTTCCGCCAACAACGGCGATCTCGTCAGGGATTTTAG